Within the Nitrospirota bacterium genome, the region ACTGGTAGAATTTGTGACCCCTCTTCTAATTGTTCTGGTTCTTATCCTTATACTTGTTGCGGTTACCCAAAGTTAGGATGTGGAAATCCGGGGACAGCAACGCCTGCTATTGGCGAAGTGGGGGGCGGGGGTGGATGTTGTAATTATTCTGCACTTATTACTCATGTGTGTCATATCATCGGAAATAAAGTAGATGAATGGCAATGCCCTCCCTGCACCAACGGCCAGACTCAATCCTGCTATTCAGGAGCCTCAGAAACAAAAGGCATCGGCGAATGCAGAGCAGGAACACAGACCTGCACAAACGGACAATGGGGAGCATGCGTAGGCGAAATCCTGCCCTCAACCGAAGTCTGCGGAAACAATACAGACGAAAACTGCGATGGGAATATTGATGAGGGGTGCGCTGTATGCGAGGACAAGGATGGAGACGGCTACTATGCATATAACCCAGTAAGCTGTTCTCAAGGCAACGACTGCAATGACAATGACGCCAGCATTAATCCCGGCGCTAAAGAAAAATGCGATGGCA harbors:
- a CDS encoding putative metal-binding motif-containing protein, with the translated sequence TGRICDPSSNCSGSYPYTCCGYPKLGCGNPGTATPAIGEVGGGGGCCNYSALITHVCHIIGNKVDEWQCPPCTNGQTQSCYSGASETKGIGECRAGTQTCTNGQWGACVGEILPSTEVCGNNTDENCDGNIDEGCAVCEDKDGDGYYAYNPVSCSQGNDCNDNDASINPGAKEKCDGIDNNCDGQKDETCLGNQCGEMKRTDEKGQMKRGQATFRVGMDIENAERS